Proteins encoded together in one Rhipicephalus sanguineus isolate Rsan-2018 chromosome 9, BIME_Rsan_1.4, whole genome shotgun sequence window:
- the LOC119404953 gene encoding cysteine desulfurase, mitochondrial: MSALLRNLRLVWRPPARITSQMTLCSIPSKLLGEYDMTMSVETNELRALYLDAQATTPLDPRVLDAMLPYLVNNYGNPHSRTHAYGWESEAAVEKARSQVAALIGAQPKEIIFTSGATESNNISIKGVSRFYAEKKKHIVTTQTEHKCVLDSCRAMEAEGFDVTYLPVNRNGLVDVQQLEDAIRPDTALVSVMTVNNEIGVTQPISEIGAVCRKRKVFFHTDAAQAVGKIPVNVNDMMVDLMSISGHKIYGPKGVGALYLRRRPRVRVEALQSGGGQERGIRSGTLPTPLAVGLGAACEIAVKEMDYDHRHVSRLSDLLVALITSELTHVVRNGDPQRCYPGCVNLSFACVEGESLLMAMKDVALSSGSACTSASLEPSYVLRAIGADEDLAHSSIRFGLGRFTSEEEVVYTARKCVKEVKKLREMSPLWEMVQEGVDLKSIQWTQH, encoded by the coding sequence ATGTCGGCGTTGTTAAGGAATTTGCGGCTTGTGTGGCGGCCGCCGGCGCGAATCACTTCGCAGATGACTCTCTGTTCGATACCTTCTAAACTCCTAGGCGAGTACGACATGACCATGTCCGTTGAAACGAACGAATTAAGAGCCCTGTACTTGGATGCCCAGGCGACCACACCGCTGGACCCACGCGTTCTGGACGCTATGTTGCCGTACCTTGTCAACAACTATGGAAACCCGCACTCTCGTACGCACGCGTACGGCTGGGAAAGCGAGGCGGCCGTCGAAAAGGCGAGGAGTCAGGTGGCGGCTCTCATCGGCGCGCAGCCCAAAGAGATCATATTCACCAGCGGTGCCACCGAGTCCAACAACATCAGCATAAAGGGTGTCAGTCGTTTCTACGCCGAGAAAAAGAAGCACATCGTGACGACGCAGACGGAGCACAAGTGCGTACTCGACTCCTGCCGTGCCATGGAGGCCGAGGGCTTCGACGTCACCTACCTGCCGGTGAACCGCAACGGGCTCGTAGACGTCCAGCAGCTCGAAGACGCCATCCGACCGGACACGGCGCTCGTTTCGGTGATGACGGTGAACAACGAGATCGGCGTGACGCAGCCGATCTCCGAGATCGGCGCCGTCTGCCGAAAGCGCAAGGTCTTCTTCCACACGGACGCCGCGCAGGCCGTGGGCAAGATTCCCGTCAACGTGAACGACATGATGGTAGACCTGATGTCCATCAGCGGCCACAAGATATACGGCCCCAAGGGAGTCGGAGCCCTCTACCTGCGCCGCAGACCTCGAGTGCGCGTCGAAGCGCTGCAGAGCGGCGGTGGTCAGGAGCGAGGCATACGGAGCGGCACCTTACCGACGCCACTCGCCGTCGGGCTGGGAGCCGCGTGCGAGATCGCCGTCAAGGAAATGGACTACGACCACCGGCACGTCAGCCGGCTCTCCGACCTCCTAGTCGCGCTTATAACTAGCGAGCTGACGCACGTGGTGCGCAACGGAGACCCTCAGCGCTGCTACCCGGGCTGCGTCAACCTCTCCTTTGCGTGCGTCGAAGGCGAGAGCCTTCTGATGGCCATGAAGGACGTGGCGCTGTCGTCCGGTTCGGCCTGCACGTCCGCTTCGTTGGAGCCGTCGTACGTGCTACGAGCCATCGGAGCTGACGAGGACTTGGCGCACTCGTCGATACGCTTCGGCTTGGGCCGCTTCACGTCCGAGGAAGAAGTGGTCTACACGGCGCGCAAGTGCGTCAAGGAGGTCAAGAAACTGCGCGAAATGAGCCCACTCTGGGAGATGGTCCAGGAAGGCGTCGACCTCAAGTCGATCCAGTGGACGCAACATTGA